The region GACTTTGTGCAAACTGCCAACTATGCCCAATCACCGCTCTTCTACTTACCAGATGCGCTCACGGGCGAATCCATTGCTGCCAAATTGCAGCGAGTTCGAGAAAAGCTGGCAAAATTGGGTGCCCAAATTCTCCCAATCACCAAGCTGGATCAAATTGCCTGGCTACTGAATACACGCGGTTGGGATGTGGCTTACAATCCAGTGTTCATTGCCTACGCGATCATCACCCTGGAGAATGCTTTTCTCTTTACCAACCTGACCCGGATGGATGCGGACATTCGCGAAATCCTGGAAGCCCATGTCACGTTGCGTCCCTATGAAGCCTATGCGGAAACGCTGCTATCGCTGCTATCGCCCACCCAGCGAGTATTGCTTGATCCCAAGCACACTACCATGGGCACCTATCGTCTGGTTAAACCAGCTCAATCGGAACGGTGCAAAATTCTGGAGATAGCGAATCCGATTGAGGAGATGAAGGCACGTAAGAACGCGATCGAAGTTGAGCAGATGCAGGCAGCCAATCTCAAAGCCAGTCGTGCTAAGACGCGCACCATGAAGTGGGTGTTGGATCAGATAGCAGCCGGAAACTCCCTCACCGAAGCAGACGTTGCCGCAACTATTGAACAGTACTACCGAGAAGAAACCGATTTTCAAGGCTTGAGCTTCAATACGATTGCCGGAACCGGCGCGAATAGTTCCATCGTTCACTACGGTACCCCAAACCCTCAGGCAACACTGCAATCAGGCGATTTGCTGCTATTGGATTCAGGCGCTCAATACACCTCTGGTACCACTGACGATACCCGCACGATCGCGATTGGCACGCCCACCCCCGAACAAATTGAACGTTACACTGAAGTGCTCAAAGCCCATATCAACTGCGCCATGCAGAAATTCCCCAAAGGTACGACGGGTGCTCAACTGGATGGGATCACGCGATCGACCCTGTGGCATAGCGGCTTGGACTATGGGCACGGCACCGGACACGGCGTTGGCGCATTCCTGAATGTGCATGAAGGCCCGAATGGTATTAGCAAGCGGGTCAGCCAGGTATTAGAACCCGGCATGGTGACCAGCATTGAACCGGGATACTACAAACCCGGCTGGGGCGGCATTCGCATCGAGAATCTCTACGTGGTCAAAGAAGTCTCCTCCGAGCAAGCCGCTGATTCCAACGAAGCAACCACTCCCTGGTACTGTTTTGAATCGCTAACCTATATTCCATTTGACAAACACCTGATTGATCCCAACCGTCTAGATATACGCCAGCGCGAGTGGCTTGATCGCTACCACCAAACCATCATCGAGAAGCTATCACCCAGCTTGACCCCAGATGAAATCACCTGGTTAAAAGATGCTTGCACTCTCGAAAGCCCTCGAAACCTGAACAACCTTAGACAAGATTTGAGCGATAGTAGATAGAGCAATTCGATTTTATTTGAACATAACGAATCTCCATGCAACAGTTTGATGTAGTGGTGGTAGGGGGCGGTCCAGCGGGGGGACACTGTGCGCGATCGCTCAGCAAAGCTGGACGTAAGGTCTTATTAGTAGAACGACACCAAAACTTTGATATCAACAGCTTTTCCAGCGCGGGCACTCCGCTCGAAACTTTGAGTCAGTACAACTTACCAGAGAGCATTGTAGGCAGCTATTGGCACAAGTTCATCGTCGTCACCTCCAGCAAAACAGGTCACTGGGAAGCGCAGAAGCCACTCGGAGCCGTGTTAGACTTCGGCAAACTACGAGCTTTTTTAGCAAGTGACATTCGCCAAAATGGGGGCGCAGTCTGGATGGGTTGCCGCTACATTACCCATGCAAAAGACAACGGAGAAACGCGAGTCACGTTGAAGCATGGAGACGACACCATTCAGGTAAGCACGAAGGTGCTGGTGGATGCGACGGGACCGTTTCGTTCCGTGATCTACGATAAAAACACCCCCAAACCAGAATTTCTCACAGGCACCGGAATTGAATACCTGATTGAAGTAGATGATGTGGACTACCAACGCTACGCCGATACCCTCACCTTTTTTCTGGGATACAAGTGGATGCCTAAGGGCTATTCCTGGATTTTTCCGATGGAGCCAAATCGCCTCAAAGTGGGCGCAGGTATCATTAACGCAGAACATCACTTCATCAAACGAACCAAGCCACTAAAGCACTACATTCATTTGATTTTGGATGAATACATGCAAGTTGGACGCTACAACTTGGTGGAAATACACGGTTCTACACTGAAGTACAGTCGTGGATTGCAAGATATTTACTACCGAGACAACGTAATTGCAATCGGAGATGCGGTTTCAACCGTTAACTTTCTGGGCGGAGAAGGCATTCGCCATGCCATGCACGCTTCTGAAATTGCCAGTCACCACATCCAAAACTATCTCGATGGCAACGTTTCTAGTTTCAAAGACTATCAAACAGAAATGCATAAAGTCTTTCTCAGAACCTGGAATTTATCTGAAAAGTTTGGCATGAAAAAATATTTGCAGGATTGCGATGCAATTGTGGATAAAGTTGTAACCTACCTGCAACCTATGAGTCTGGAAGATGTGGTAGATATTCTCTTTTATTACCGCTTTGAAAAGGTGTCCAAAGGGTTACCGCAATATATCGCAAGAAAGCTCGACTCTTTTCTGACGCGATCGCTATCCAGGCTCAAAAATACTCCAAAAAAACTACTACCGCATTAGAGTTAGTAGTGACTCATGTTTTCATTGCTAACGGTGACACTCAATAGAATCGCTCACGTCGAAGGCTGCTATTGGTCTAATCGGTATGTTATATTCCCTTCATCATCGCCACTGGGTGTTGCTGAAGTTGTGTAAATACGATGTTAGCCGCATAATCAAATTTGACTTAGACAATCAGAATGTTGTCTAAATTTTCGTAAGACATTCTTAGGCTGCTCAGTCTGCAGATAGTAATTATTTTGTCAAGCGACGGAGACGGTGAATGAGACAGAAAGTAGACAAGCTTCTCAAAAAAGTTTTTGGTATACAACCAGCTACCGTTCACAAAGCGGAAGGTAGCAGGCAGCCAGAGGAGCAGTTAAGGCGGAGCACTGCTTCAGATATACTTCAGATTTTTCCAGAAAAAAATGTTGAACTTCTGTGGAAAGGTGATTATGTGCTTTTTTCTCCTAAATCTGAATCGTGGAAAGATTTAATTTATTTTGATAACTACAGTCAACAGTGGATTCCAAACTCTAGGATTGCCCCAGAGGAGTATCTTCGTCATCAAAGTACTATTCAGGTCAAACCCCCTACTTATGGAGATACTCGAGGTCTTAGTTGGATTTTGATCCAACATTTGATGAATAACTACTCCTCACCACTGCTTTATTTTGATGTTGGAGGATACGTCGGAAACTTCACCATTGAAACCGCATTACTCTCTCAGTATGAGGATTTTGATATCGAAATCTTTACGTTTGAACCGGGTCCTATTTATCCAGTTCTAAAGAAAAGTATTGAAATTAATAACCTTAAGCCAAAAATTACTCTGGTTAACTCCGCAATTTCGGATGTGGTTGGTCCAATTCTCTATTCATATAGAATTGGAGGAGTTATTGGAGGGCACATTGGGGCAACTAGTGCTGATGGATTGGAAGTTTCTGAAATTTGCAACAGCACAACCATCGATGCTTTTGTTGAGCACACGAAAGGAATTCAAACTCCATACAGCTATATCATTAAGCTTGATTGTCAGGGCTTTGAATATCAGGTCTATCAAGGTTGTCAGAAATTAATGAACTACCCCGCTGCAAGCAGACGGGGTATCAGAATCAAAAAAGAGTAAGCTGCTCATCTCGGTGTAGCTTGAGATATTCGTTACCCTGATTTTTGACGTAGTTCGCAATCATCCCTTCATCCCCGTGTTTCCCAACTGTACTTGCAAAATAGCCATCACTCCAAAACTCTCCACCCCATAGCTTTTGCTTCACCTGAGGACAACGCCGAAACACTTCCCTTGCGGTCAAACTCTTGATCATTTTGACCAATTTGGTCACGCTGTATGTCGGCACCGATTGGACTAAAAAGTGCACATGGTCTTTGTCTACACCGATTTCTATAAATTTAATCTCGTAGCGTTTCTCAATCTCCAGGCAAACTTCTCGCAAAACTTCATCGACCTGTTCATCAAACACAGCCCGCCGATACTTTGCTGGAAACACAAGGTGGTATAGCAAAACCGTAACGTTATGACTTTTGTGGATGTACTCGCTCATCCCTGCATTTTACGCTGCAGAGCAGCGGGGAATTGACCCATAGAGATTAAATAGTGGAAATCCTGTTATTTTTCTGTCTGAGTTCTTGAGTTGGTCCTACACCGAAGATTACAAAAAGTTCCTGGCAGATTATTTTGTATTTGATGTCACAAGCCATATGTGCCTGCAAGGGGTTACTTTAATAGAAACCGCAGCTCTTTCAGCGTTTGTAGATACGATTAATCAAACTGAGTCGCTGACTACAGATTTGCTCCTTGTGCCAAAAAGCTTAAAGAATTCGGAACAGCTTGTGGCAAATCTTCTAGCTGCTAGTAAGACTTAAGGTTAGACCATCCATAGCAAGGTGCTGAGTGTTAATACGAAGTGCTAAGGAATGAATTCAAAGCTATCATCTGCTTACTTTTCAGGACTCAAGACTACCTGACTCACATGTGACAGTTGTGTAGCGGCTTTGATTATTGATTATTGTGGTTTCAACAATGTCACCTTCAGGGTAAAGTTCCCGCCTGCGGCTTCCCCAAACGATCGCACTCGGATGATGTATGTCCCCGTTTTGGCAATTCGGGTAAAGAGTAAGGAATTGGTACTGCCATCAGGACCATCATCATTTTCAGCCACAGTTGTACCATCCATGGCAATTAAATAAACAATCGAGTCAAAATTCTCAGAATTGACATCGATTGTGACTTGGCTGCCCGCCTGAAGTTGAATAATATAATCACGGGCAAAACCTCCTTGCCCTGTTGGTATATCATTTTTAGTTAATTTGTCAGTCAGGCTTTTACCAGGTGTAATTGCAATGGGATTGTACATCCGGGACTGGGCGATCGCGTCTAAACGTTCTATCCCCAGCCCCAGCGCTAGAAACTGAACCATCAGCGCAGCCCGAACCGCGATCGCTACCATTCCCCACCTCGTCAAGCCTGTTCTTCTACTTTACCTTTGTCATAGTTGCTTCTAAGTCGGCAAGAGAGACGGCACCAGCCAAGACTTCCCCATTCATGATGAAAAACGGCGTACCATCAATCCCCAATGCATCTGCCAACGCTAGATCTTGCTGAATAGCAGCAGTGGCGGCTGGGCTGTTGCGATCGCGATCAAACTTCTGCATATCTAATTTTAAAGACCGCGCAATCTGCGCATAGAGTGCATCACCTAATTGCTTTTGGTTTATAAACAGCGCATCATGAAACTCCCAAAACTTGCCCTGTTGCCCTGCCGCCCAAGACGCCTTTGCCGCAGGGAGCGCTTCTGGATGAATGGAGGTTAACGGCAGGTGTTTGTATACCAGCATCACAGTATTGCCATGCTTCTCCATAAACTGCTTGAGAATGGTATTCGCCCGAGCACAAAATGGACATTGAAAGTCTGAAAACTCAACTAAAATAATGCTGCCGTTCTTTGCTCCTTTAACAGGTGAAGAACCAAGCCAGGCTTGAGGATTCGCCTTCAACTGTTGTAAAGCTGATTGTCGCGCTTTCTGCTCTTGCTCCCGTTGCTGACGCTGATAAGACTGCACTGCCTCTAAAATCACCTCTGGGTTCTCACGGATAATTTGCAGCACTTGTTCGCGCAATTGGGGACTGATCTCACTGGCACCCGCCTGAGCAGGTAACCACCGACTGCCGAGCACAATGCAGAATACCATCAACAACAAACCAGGTAACTG is a window of Leptolyngbyaceae cyanobacterium JSC-12 DNA encoding:
- a CDS encoding transposase (IMG reference gene:2510097146~PFAM: Transposase IS200 like), whose translation is MSEYIHKSHNVTVLLYHLVFPAKYRRAVFDEQVDEVLREVCLEIEKRYEIKFIEIGVDKDHVHFLVQSVPTYSVTKLVKMIKSLTAREVFRRCPQVKQKLWGGEFWSDGYFASTVGKHGDEGMIANYVKNQGNEYLKLHRDEQLTLF
- a CDS encoding protein-disulfide isomerase (IMG reference gene:2510097148~PFAM: DSBA-like thioredoxin domain) is translated as MTRNRTWTKTTAELIRRINLKQLPGLLLMVFCIVLGSRWLPAQAGASEISPQLREQVLQIIRENPEVILEAVQSYQRQQREQEQKARQSALQQLKANPQAWLGSSPVKGAKNGSIILVEFSDFQCPFCARANTILKQFMEKHGNTVMLVYKHLPLTSIHPEALPAAKASWAAGQQGKFWEFHDALFINQKQLGDALYAQIARSLKLDMQKFDRDRNSPAATAAIQQDLALADALGIDGTPFFIMNGEVLAGAVSLADLEATMTKVK
- a CDS encoding methyltransferase, FkbM family (IMG reference gene:2510097145~TIGRFAM: methyltransferase, FkbM family) encodes the protein MRQKVDKLLKKVFGIQPATVHKAEGSRQPEEQLRRSTASDILQIFPEKNVELLWKGDYVLFSPKSESWKDLIYFDNYSQQWIPNSRIAPEEYLRHQSTIQVKPPTYGDTRGLSWILIQHLMNNYSSPLLYFDVGGYVGNFTIETALLSQYEDFDIEIFTFEPGPIYPVLKKSIEINNLKPKITLVNSAISDVVGPILYSYRIGGVIGGHIGATSADGLEVSEICNSTTIDAFVEHTKGIQTPYSYIIKLDCQGFEYQVYQGCQKLMNYPAASRRGIRIKKE
- a CDS encoding flavin-dependent dehydrogenase (IMG reference gene:2510097144) → MQQFDVVVVGGGPAGGHCARSLSKAGRKVLLVERHQNFDINSFSSAGTPLETLSQYNLPESIVGSYWHKFIVVTSSKTGHWEAQKPLGAVLDFGKLRAFLASDIRQNGGAVWMGCRYITHAKDNGETRVTLKHGDDTIQVSTKVLVDATGPFRSVIYDKNTPKPEFLTGTGIEYLIEVDDVDYQRYADTLTFFLGYKWMPKGYSWIFPMEPNRLKVGAGIINAEHHFIKRTKPLKHYIHLILDEYMQVGRYNLVEIHGSTLKYSRGLQDIYYRDNVIAIGDAVSTVNFLGGEGIRHAMHASEIASHHIQNYLDGNVSSFKDYQTEMHKVFLRTWNLSEKFGMKKYLQDCDAIVDKVVTYLQPMSLEDVVDILFYYRFEKVSKGLPQYIARKLDSFLTRSLSRLKNTPKKLLPH
- a CDS encoding Xaa-Pro aminopeptidase (IMG reference gene:2510097143~PFAM: Metallopeptidase family M24; Creatinase/Prolidase N-terminal domain) gives rise to the protein MSNSAKFKELSEPPIPIPNPYNPIPMTDLLQSSSQFTTVAAKLAALRSLLEAHNLDAYLIPSADEHLNEYLPEVKQRRKWISGFTGSAGDFLVGRKKSWLFADSRYYEQAELETDASLIQVAKVGLEGHQTLEETLEELGREAGEAGKSFRLGYDPFTVSVNQFRELEKRLEPCGVLLEAVSENLVDAVRSRQPWSDFVQTANYAQSPLFYLPDALTGESIAAKLQRVREKLAKLGAQILPITKLDQIAWLLNTRGWDVAYNPVFIAYAIITLENAFLFTNLTRMDADIREILEAHVTLRPYEAYAETLLSLLSPTQRVLLDPKHTTMGTYRLVKPAQSERCKILEIANPIEEMKARKNAIEVEQMQAANLKASRAKTRTMKWVLDQIAAGNSLTEADVAATIEQYYREETDFQGLSFNTIAGTGANSSIVHYGTPNPQATLQSGDLLLLDSGAQYTSGTTDDTRTIAIGTPTPEQIERYTEVLKAHINCAMQKFPKGTTGAQLDGITRSTLWHSGLDYGHGTGHGVGAFLNVHEGPNGISKRVSQVLEPGMVTSIEPGYYKPGWGGIRIENLYVVKEVSSEQAADSNEATTPWYCFESLTYIPFDKHLIDPNRLDIRQREWLDRYHQTIIEKLSPSLTPDEITWLKDACTLESPRNLNNLRQDLSDSR
- a CDS encoding pre-peptidase C family protein (IMG reference gene:2510097147~PFAM: Bacterial pre-peptidase C-terminal domain), translating into MVAIAVRAALMVQFLALGLGIERLDAIAQSRMYNPIAITPGKSLTDKLTKNDIPTGQGGFARDYIIQLQAGSQVTIDVNSENFDSIVYLIAMDGTTVAENDDGPDGSTNSLLFTRIAKTGTYIIRVRSFGEAAGGNFTLKVTLLKPQ